In the genome of Halapricum salinum, one region contains:
- a CDS encoding DUF63 family protein produces the protein MPLLPSGLVVPPLPYVIAVVVAAATVASFLVSLAPRVEQQHVFAFTPWMAVGASAHVFYQLEPAVDVYPAWAEPLFGAPMVYLTTFVALGAVWTFLAFGSSVNPDENDNVALFLGLAGTAVLLGLLGVAAWREAFVGVEPFWSAAALVITVPVTIGVYFTIAYTATGVVARAKLLGGLVIFAHALDGITTAVGIDILETSERSPLPRTIMDLAGQLPVAETIGVGWLFVLVKLAIAVIVVVAFADYLESDPVRGNLAFAAIIALGLGPAVNNLLLFALRDSAALATVAS, from the coding sequence ATGCCGCTGCTCCCGAGTGGGCTCGTCGTACCCCCGCTTCCCTACGTAATCGCCGTCGTCGTCGCGGCCGCGACCGTGGCCTCCTTTCTGGTCTCGCTCGCGCCGCGCGTCGAACAACAACACGTCTTCGCGTTCACGCCGTGGATGGCCGTCGGCGCGAGCGCGCACGTCTTCTACCAGCTCGAACCCGCCGTCGACGTCTACCCTGCCTGGGCCGAACCGTTGTTTGGCGCACCGATGGTCTACCTGACCACGTTCGTCGCGCTCGGGGCCGTCTGGACGTTCCTGGCGTTCGGGAGTTCGGTCAACCCCGACGAAAACGACAACGTCGCGCTCTTTCTGGGACTGGCCGGCACTGCCGTCCTGCTCGGACTGCTCGGCGTTGCCGCCTGGCGCGAGGCGTTCGTCGGCGTCGAGCCGTTCTGGTCGGCCGCCGCGCTGGTGATCACCGTCCCCGTCACGATCGGCGTCTACTTCACGATCGCCTACACTGCCACGGGCGTCGTCGCCCGGGCGAAGCTGCTCGGCGGCCTCGTCATCTTCGCGCACGCCCTCGACGGGATCACGACCGCCGTCGGTATCGACATCCTCGAAACCAGCGAGCGCTCACCGCTCCCGCGGACGATCATGGATCTGGCCGGCCAGCTCCCCGTCGCCGAGACGATCGGCGTCGGCTGGCTGTTCGTCCTCGTCAAGCTCGCGATCGCCGTCATCGTCGTCGTCGCCTTCGCCGACTATCTCGAATCCGACCCCGTCCGCGGCAACCTCGCGTTCGCCGCCATCATCGCGCTGGGACTCGGACCCGCCGTCAACAACCTCCTGCTGTTCGCGCTCCGAGACAGCGCCGCCCTCGCGACTGTCGCCTCCTGA
- the deoC gene encoding deoxyribose-phosphate aldolase codes for MNESEVAARIEHTVLGPTTTDEDVLTVLDAAIDEGMRACVPPCFVSMASDYAPGVSLSTVVGFPHGQHTSETKAAEAEHLSEAGADELDVVCNVGYLKVGDDEAFRRDLEAVVAATARPVKVIIETPLLEESEKHRACQAAVDVGADYLKTATGFSDGGATVDDVELMASYLPVKASGGIDTWEKARAMFDAGAERIGASSGVAILEAFRRV; via the coding sequence ATGAACGAGTCCGAGGTAGCGGCACGGATCGAACACACCGTCCTGGGGCCGACGACGACTGACGAGGACGTGCTCACCGTCCTCGACGCGGCCATCGACGAGGGGATGCGAGCCTGTGTTCCCCCGTGTTTCGTCTCGATGGCGAGCGACTACGCTCCCGGCGTTTCGCTCTCGACAGTCGTCGGGTTTCCTCACGGCCAGCACACCTCCGAGACCAAGGCTGCGGAGGCCGAGCATCTCTCCGAGGCCGGCGCGGACGAACTCGATGTCGTCTGTAACGTCGGCTATTTGAAGGTCGGCGACGACGAGGCGTTTCGTCGCGATCTGGAGGCGGTCGTCGCTGCTACCGCACGCCCAGTGAAGGTGATCATCGAGACGCCGTTGCTCGAGGAGAGTGAGAAACACCGTGCGTGTCAGGCGGCAGTCGACGTGGGCGCGGACTACCTCAAGACCGCGACTGGATTTTCCGATGGCGGCGCGACCGTCGACGACGTCGAGTTGATGGCGTCGTATCTGCCCGTGAAGGCCTCGGGCGGGATCGATACGTGGGAGAAAGCGAGAGCGATGTTCGACGCGGGGGCCGAACGGATCGGCGCGTCTTCGGGTGTGGCGATCCTCGAAGCGTTCCGGCGCGTCTAG
- a CDS encoding spermidine synthase, producing the protein MSRRYPQIRPESAVFASGVASMGLEILAGRMVAPAFGSSVYTWGSIIGVFLAALSLGYALGGRYAATHASNQALAILSAVAAVSVAAVAVGGDVVITWFDTLNLVEPRYAAILPVTLLFGPMTFLLGVISPFAAEQSAAESHGSASGRVYAVGTIGSIVGAFGATFLLIPAFPVGEVALLLALPLIVVAVLVGDTEPPTVAAVGLAVVAVGLAGFLVVAGPPMTGDTIYETQTAYSDLEVRQDEGVRTMYIGGVPQSATYVDGREGYVFDYAPYMHLPMLLTDDVDRVLFIGGGGFTGPQRYVEEYPNVTIDAVEIDPQVVDTAERYFGLQESDRLQVHVADGREFLQSTDRTYDVIILDAFQADKVPFHLTTREFVELTRSKLDEDGVLMANIISARSGEGSAFYRAMIKTVDTTYPHLYTFPTADTPNLQNIELVATKHADFTQADLQRLNDRRDIGLDLSEEIERYRRAETVPTGDVPILTDDYAPVDSLLDEQVDKPYVITGWNGTTATG; encoded by the coding sequence GTGTCCCGCCGGTATCCACAGATTCGACCCGAATCCGCGGTCTTTGCCTCCGGGGTCGCCAGCATGGGCCTGGAGATCCTGGCGGGCCGGATGGTCGCGCCCGCGTTCGGCTCGTCGGTCTACACCTGGGGATCGATCATCGGCGTCTTCCTCGCAGCGTTGAGCCTGGGCTACGCACTCGGCGGGCGCTACGCCGCGACTCACGCGAGTAATCAGGCACTGGCAATCCTCTCGGCAGTCGCAGCGGTCTCGGTGGCGGCGGTCGCAGTCGGCGGGGACGTCGTCATCACGTGGTTCGATACGCTGAATCTCGTCGAGCCGCGCTACGCTGCGATCCTCCCCGTGACGCTGCTGTTCGGCCCGATGACGTTCCTCCTGGGTGTGATCAGCCCCTTCGCGGCCGAGCAGTCGGCCGCCGAGAGTCACGGCAGCGCATCGGGTCGTGTCTACGCCGTGGGGACGATCGGCTCGATCGTCGGCGCGTTCGGTGCGACCTTTCTGCTCATCCCGGCGTTCCCGGTCGGCGAAGTCGCGCTACTGCTCGCGCTGCCGCTGATCGTCGTCGCCGTGCTGGTCGGCGATACCGAACCGCCGACCGTCGCCGCCGTCGGTCTCGCGGTCGTCGCCGTCGGTCTCGCGGGATTTCTCGTCGTCGCCGGTCCCCCGATGACTGGCGACACGATCTACGAGACCCAGACCGCCTACTCCGACCTCGAAGTCCGCCAGGACGAGGGCGTTCGAACGATGTACATCGGGGGCGTCCCCCAGAGCGCGACCTACGTCGACGGCCGCGAGGGCTACGTCTTCGACTACGCGCCGTACATGCACCTCCCGATGTTGCTGACCGACGACGTCGACCGCGTGCTGTTCATCGGCGGCGGCGGGTTCACCGGTCCACAGCGCTACGTCGAAGAGTATCCCAACGTCACCATCGACGCCGTCGAGATCGACCCACAGGTCGTCGACACCGCCGAGCGATACTTCGGCTTGCAGGAGAGCGACCGCCTGCAGGTCCACGTCGCCGACGGCCGTGAGTTCCTCCAGTCGACCGACCGGACCTACGACGTGATCATTCTGGACGCCTTCCAGGCCGACAAGGTCCCGTTCCACCTCACTACCAGAGAGTTCGTGGAACTCACACGCTCGAAACTCGACGAGGACGGCGTCCTCATGGCGAACATCATCTCCGCGCGCTCGGGCGAGGGCTCGGCGTTCTACCGCGCGATGATCAAGACCGTCGACACCACCTACCCCCACCTCTACACGTTCCCGACCGCCGATACCCCGAACCTCCAGAACATCGAACTGGTCGCCACCAAGCACGCCGATTTCACCCAGGCTGACCTCCAGCGGCTGAACGACCGCCGCGATATCGGTCTCGATCTCAGCGAGGAGATCGAACGCTACCGGCGGGCCGAGACGGTCCCGACCGGTGACGTTCCGATCCTGACCGACGACTACGCGCCCGTCGACTCGCTGCTGGACGAGCAGGTCGACAAACCATACGTCATCACCGGCTGGAACGGGACGACCGCCACCGGATGA
- the sugE gene encoding quaternary ammonium compound efflux SMR transporter SugE, which yields MSWLLLVVAGLFEVAWAIGLAYSDGLTKPAPTVATVVALAISMVLLAKATQTIPIGTAYAVWTGIGAVGTALLGIALFDEPATVARLLFVSLIVVGIVGLHLVSPTH from the coding sequence ATGTCCTGGCTCCTCCTCGTCGTCGCCGGCCTCTTCGAGGTCGCGTGGGCGATCGGACTGGCCTACTCCGACGGCCTCACGAAGCCCGCCCCAACCGTGGCGACCGTCGTCGCCCTGGCGATCAGCATGGTCCTGCTGGCGAAGGCGACCCAGACCATCCCGATCGGGACGGCCTACGCGGTCTGGACTGGAATCGGCGCGGTCGGCACGGCACTCCTGGGGATCGCCCTGTTCGACGAACCGGCGACGGTTGCCCGCCTCCTGTTCGTCTCGCTGATCGTCGTCGGCATCGTCGGTCTCCATCTGGTGTCGCCGACGCACTGA
- a CDS encoding tRNA (N(6)-L-threonylcarbamoyladenosine(37)-C(2))-methylthiotransferase, protein MARYHIETYGCTSNRGETQQIERALREGGHHPAEGPEQADVAILNTCTVVEKTERNMLARAEELDEQTPADLVITGCMALAQGEEFEDAGVDAEILHWDEVPDHVLNGECPTVTPDTDPVLTGVTGILPIARGCMSDCSYCITKQATGKIDSPTVDENVRKGRALVHGGAKEIRITGQDTGVYGWDINQGESLLPELLDRICTEIEGDFRVRLGMANPGGVHGIREELAAVFAAHEEIYNFLHAPVQSGSDDVLADMRRQHQVAQYREIVEAFDAHLDYWTLSTDFIVGFPTEGPEDHEASMDLIRETRPEKLNVTRFSKRPGTDAAKMKGLGGTLKKERSKAMSELKMDVVGEAYEAMVGTEHTVLLTEDGTDESLVGYDEAHRQVALPNAQLQGLEIGDFVDVEITGHNTVYAMGAPKQPDLIEQ, encoded by the coding sequence ATGGCCCGTTATCACATCGAGACGTACGGGTGCACCTCCAATCGAGGTGAAACCCAGCAGATCGAGCGCGCACTCCGCGAGGGTGGCCACCACCCCGCCGAGGGACCCGAACAGGCCGACGTCGCCATCCTCAACACCTGCACGGTCGTCGAGAAGACCGAGCGCAACATGCTCGCGCGGGCCGAAGAGCTAGACGAGCAGACCCCGGCGGACCTGGTCATCACGGGCTGTATGGCCCTGGCCCAGGGCGAGGAGTTCGAGGATGCGGGCGTCGACGCCGAGATCCTGCACTGGGACGAGGTGCCCGACCACGTCCTCAACGGCGAGTGTCCGACCGTCACCCCGGACACCGACCCCGTGCTCACAGGGGTGACGGGCATCCTCCCCATCGCCCGCGGGTGTATGAGCGATTGCTCCTATTGCATCACCAAGCAAGCGACGGGCAAGATCGACTCGCCCACAGTGGACGAAAACGTCCGGAAGGGCCGCGCGCTGGTCCACGGCGGCGCGAAAGAAATTCGAATCACAGGCCAGGACACGGGCGTCTACGGCTGGGATATCAATCAAGGCGAGAGCCTGCTGCCCGAACTCCTCGATCGCATCTGCACCGAGATCGAGGGCGACTTCAGGGTCCGATTAGGAATGGCCAACCCTGGCGGCGTCCACGGGATTCGCGAGGAACTCGCCGCGGTCTTCGCCGCACACGAGGAGATCTACAACTTCCTGCACGCGCCCGTCCAGAGCGGGTCGGACGACGTGCTGGCGGACATGCGCCGCCAGCACCAGGTCGCCCAATACCGCGAAATCGTCGAGGCCTTCGACGCCCATCTCGACTACTGGACCCTCTCGACGGACTTCATCGTCGGCTTCCCCACGGAGGGCCCCGAGGACCACGAGGCCAGCATGGACCTCATCCGGGAGACGCGACCCGAGAAGCTCAACGTCACGCGCTTCTCGAAGCGGCCTGGCACCGACGCCGCGAAGATGAAAGGCCTGGGCGGCACGCTCAAGAAGGAGCGTTCGAAGGCCATGAGCGAGCTAAAGATGGACGTCGTCGGCGAGGCCTACGAGGCGATGGTCGGGACCGAGCACACGGTCTTGCTCACCGAGGACGGGACCGACGAGTCGCTGGTCGGTTACGACGAGGCCCACCGCCAGGTCGCGCTCCCGAACGCACAGTTACAGGGCTTGGAGATCGGCGATTTCGTCGACGTCGAGATCACGGGCCACAACACCGTCTACGCGATGGGTGCGCCGAAGCAGCCCGACCTGATCGAACAGTAG
- a CDS encoding PfkB family carbohydrate kinase has translation MILTVTPNPAVDQVITLEEPLEPDSVQRGEETRFDSGGNGVNVSQLVRALDGETLATGIVGGFTGYFIEQNLAEFDVPTDFEETTDGPTRLNTTIHAYSEEAIQTNRVDDPAETERVRYQLTQSGPAASKELIDDLVETVVEHDPETVYIGGSLPPGMDAADVDRIAAAGDWETAVDVHGDILDQLEERYEYCRPNETHLQEATGIEIDSINACEEAAIELQKRGFERVIATMGEEGSMIVSGEQTLFAPAPDVDVVDVVAAGDAMFGAILWAHQQGWSDETALKAGVAAARKLITTSGTSVRDLDIEETIDDVRVWQLQT, from the coding sequence ATGATTCTCACAGTCACGCCGAACCCGGCGGTCGACCAGGTCATCACGCTCGAGGAGCCACTCGAACCCGACAGCGTCCAGCGGGGGGAGGAGACACGCTTCGACTCGGGCGGCAACGGTGTCAACGTCTCACAGCTCGTTCGCGCACTCGACGGGGAGACACTCGCGACCGGCATCGTGGGTGGATTCACGGGCTACTTCATCGAGCAGAACCTCGCCGAGTTCGACGTCCCGACGGACTTCGAGGAGACGACCGACGGACCGACGCGGCTGAACACGACGATCCACGCCTACAGCGAGGAGGCGATCCAGACCAACCGCGTCGACGACCCCGCCGAAACCGAACGCGTCCGCTATCAGCTAACCCAGAGCGGTCCGGCCGCCTCCAAAGAGTTGATCGACGACCTCGTCGAGACCGTCGTCGAACACGACCCCGAGACCGTCTACATCGGCGGGAGTCTGCCACCGGGCATGGACGCCGCCGACGTCGATCGGATCGCGGCCGCGGGTGACTGGGAGACAGCGGTCGACGTCCACGGCGACATTCTCGACCAGCTCGAAGAGCGCTACGAGTACTGCCGGCCGAACGAGACCCATCTGCAGGAGGCGACCGGAATCGAGATCGACTCGATCAACGCCTGCGAGGAAGCCGCCATCGAACTCCAGAAGCGCGGATTCGAACGCGTCATCGCGACGATGGGCGAGGAAGGGTCGATGATCGTCAGTGGCGAGCAGACGCTGTTCGCGCCCGCGCCCGACGTCGACGTTGTAGACGTCGTCGCCGCCGGTGACGCCATGTTCGGAGCGATCCTGTGGGCCCACCAGCAGGGCTGGAGCGACGAGACGGCACTGAAAGCCGGCGTCGCCGCCGCCCGCAAACTCATCACGACCAGCGGGACCAGTGTCCGCGATCTCGACATCGAGGAGACGATCGACGACGTGCGCGTCTGGCAACTCCAGACGTAG
- a CDS encoding CBS domain-containing protein has translation MSPETRTRVEDVMSTPLETISKKATVQDAAEHLSEQNINALFVPGSQAGIITNSDVVTVVADGRDPTEVTVADVMTSPVERVATNLELGEAAAMMTTYGIKHLPVIDDHGDYVGMVSSTDVTDDAA, from the coding sequence ATGTCACCCGAAACGCGAACGCGCGTCGAGGACGTCATGTCGACGCCGCTGGAGACGATCTCGAAGAAGGCCACGGTCCAGGACGCCGCCGAACACCTCTCCGAGCAGAACATCAACGCCCTGTTCGTCCCTGGCTCCCAGGCGGGGATCATCACCAACTCTGACGTCGTGACCGTGGTCGCCGACGGCCGCGACCCCACCGAAGTCACCGTGGCCGACGTGATGACCTCGCCCGTCGAGCGCGTGGCGACCAACCTCGAACTCGGCGAGGCGGCGGCGATGATGACCACCTACGGGATCAAACACCTGCCCGTCATCGACGACCACGGCGACTACGTCGGCATGGTCTCCTCGACGGACGTCACCGACGACGCGGCCTGA
- a CDS encoding RNA ligase partner protein: protein MRERPPRQQFVLDTSLFLTEEIRADGEDLEDAIVRLLELIATARLELNISCHMPPSIHDELVTMLRDRDVSADTISKLDTWVVRKSPDRYGVTLPADLVYEFVDEMSDRVDRGLRVSEQALRKVEQLDPEDLDTDEDDSAAYMTEADKVLSDMRDKYRRALRQGVLDSREDFDLLVLAKELNAGVVTEDRGIISWADRFGLRYVRGGQFPTLLEEYIGATGVEDADS, encoded by the coding sequence ATGCGCGAGAGACCGCCGCGCCAGCAGTTCGTGCTCGACACGTCGCTGTTTCTCACCGAGGAGATTCGCGCAGATGGCGAAGACCTCGAAGACGCAATCGTGCGGCTGCTGGAGCTGATCGCGACGGCGCGCCTGGAGTTGAACATCTCCTGTCACATGCCGCCGTCGATCCACGACGAACTCGTGACGATGCTCCGCGATCGTGACGTTTCGGCGGACACGATCTCGAAACTCGACACCTGGGTCGTCCGCAAGAGCCCCGACCGCTACGGCGTCACGTTGCCGGCCGACCTGGTCTACGAGTTCGTCGACGAGATGAGCGACCGGGTCGACCGCGGCCTGCGCGTCTCCGAGCAAGCCCTCCGGAAAGTCGAGCAACTCGACCCCGAGGATCTGGACACCGACGAGGACGACTCGGCGGCATACATGACCGAGGCCGACAAGGTGCTCTCGGACATGCGGGACAAGTATCGCCGGGCGCTCAGACAGGGCGTGCTCGACTCCCGGGAGGACTTCGACCTGCTGGTGCTGGCCAAGGAACTGAACGCCGGCGTCGTCACCGAAGACCGCGGGATCATCTCGTGGGCCGATCGCTTCGGCCTGCGATACGTCCGCGGCGGCCAGTTCCCGACACTGCTGGAGGAGTACATCGGCGCGACCGGCGTCGAAGACGCCGACTCCTGA
- a CDS encoding RNA ligase: protein MDDQEWFDRLETAADEPGELFEHFETRSARGLTFQVLSDARHGLDRGTVLVEETGEVVPGYPSIPRILVLDPGVRSFFPDAERIAVEEKLNGFNVRVARVDGEALAFTRGGYVCPYTTARARDLLSPAAFFDDSPDLILCAELIGPETPYTSHDYPDIESDAIRVFDVRERHSGDPLPVERRRELCREYGFEQPPFFGWHDPATAAAAVEDVLADLDADEREGIVMKAPSGARMVKYTTRAQHHNELAFAFSLPYEHGRDFLFSRLVREGFQAAELEDDPERLRQRARELGESILLPMVETIDAIADGETVGEDHTVRGDPERIDALLDHLREFSLTLEILEDRREDGERVLTFRKVSPSTVDRIDYYLDGGVVDE, encoded by the coding sequence ATGGACGACCAGGAGTGGTTCGACCGCCTGGAGACGGCCGCCGACGAACCCGGCGAGCTGTTCGAACACTTCGAGACGCGGTCGGCCCGCGGGCTGACCTTTCAGGTCCTGTCCGACGCGCGCCACGGGCTCGACCGCGGGACGGTACTCGTCGAGGAGACCGGCGAGGTCGTTCCCGGGTATCCCTCGATTCCCCGAATCCTCGTCCTCGATCCGGGCGTTCGATCGTTCTTTCCCGACGCCGAGCGGATCGCCGTCGAGGAGAAACTCAACGGCTTCAACGTCCGCGTTGCCAGGGTCGACGGCGAGGCGCTGGCGTTCACCCGCGGCGGGTACGTCTGCCCGTACACGACCGCCCGCGCCCGCGACCTGCTCTCCCCGGCAGCGTTCTTCGACGACAGCCCCGATCTGATCCTCTGTGCGGAACTGATCGGTCCCGAGACGCCCTACACCTCCCACGACTACCCTGACATCGAGTCCGACGCGATCCGGGTGTTCGACGTGCGTGAGCGCCACTCGGGCGACCCACTGCCCGTCGAGCGCCGTCGCGAACTCTGCCGGGAATACGGCTTCGAACAGCCTCCGTTCTTCGGGTGGCACGACCCGGCCACGGCCGCCGCGGCCGTCGAAGATGTCCTCGCCGATCTCGACGCGGACGAGCGTGAGGGGATCGTGATGAAAGCACCCAGCGGAGCCCGGATGGTGAAGTACACGACGCGGGCTCAGCACCACAACGAACTCGCCTTTGCCTTCTCGCTACCCTACGAGCACGGGCGGGACTTCCTGTTCTCGCGACTCGTCCGGGAGGGATTCCAGGCGGCCGAGTTGGAGGACGACCCCGAGCGTCTGCGCCAGCGGGCCCGGGAGCTGGGCGAGTCGATCCTGTTGCCCATGGTCGAGACGATCGACGCGATCGCCGACGGCGAGACCGTCGGCGAGGACCACACTGTCCGGGGCGACCCCGAGCGGATCGACGCACTGCTCGACCACCTCCGGGAATTTTCCCTGACGCTGGAGATCCTCGAGGATCGCCGCGAGGACGGCGAGCGCGTCCTCACCTTTCGGAAGGTCTCGCCGTCGACGGTCGATCGGATCGACTACTACCTCGACGGCGGCGTCGTCGACGAGTGA
- a CDS encoding site-2 protease family protein — protein MELLWWVLGSVVAFTVVAVALDRTGRLPDGIEVSGPFVTLRSTRLRAALDVLARPRRIWRIFGTVASVVVALLGAAMALGVVLAAVVTILDPGGSPVRQPTTILVVPGVNEFLPLAAAPELVLALLVGLVVHEGCHGVLCRVEDIAVRDVGLVLATVLPIGAFVQPDEEREGEPASWIRMFAAGPASNLVVTAATFGLLVVLLGAITPVAGVAVGGVFADAPADGHLQRGDVITGIDGQPITNDSDLERTLDTAGPTVEVERADEPSVTIERRVTVVRASGPLDRSRGTIITAVNGTTVRTEREFRAALRNHSVARLSTDAGPVTSPIGLSGTVLDDGGLAAAGAPAEEQVVLTSIEGRRILDLDDLQAVLENASADASLEVTAYVGGARQRYDVRPQRGSGGDLLLGIAVDPGTSGLLVTDFGVGAYPADRYLSVLGGGGISGERSLLGRLVTFLTLPLAALVGVAPYNFAGFLDPTTAAFTLEGPLAVLGGATFTLANVAYWLTWLNVQVALFNCLPLWPLDGGRILRLGATDTADRLGVESTETVGWAVTASVGTSLVVLLLAVIFVPVALG, from the coding sequence ATGGAACTGCTGTGGTGGGTCCTGGGCAGTGTCGTCGCGTTCACCGTCGTCGCCGTCGCACTCGACCGAACCGGGCGTCTGCCGGACGGGATCGAGGTATCGGGCCCGTTCGTGACGCTCCGATCGACGCGCCTTCGAGCGGCGCTGGACGTTCTCGCACGGCCGCGGCGGATCTGGCGTATCTTCGGGACTGTCGCGAGCGTCGTCGTCGCGCTGCTGGGAGCCGCGATGGCGCTCGGGGTCGTCCTTGCCGCGGTCGTCACGATCCTCGATCCCGGAGGCAGTCCGGTCCGACAGCCGACCACGATCCTGGTCGTCCCGGGGGTGAACGAGTTTCTCCCATTGGCGGCCGCACCCGAACTCGTGCTGGCGTTGCTCGTCGGACTCGTCGTCCACGAGGGGTGTCACGGCGTGCTCTGTCGCGTCGAGGACATCGCCGTCAGAGACGTCGGCTTGGTGCTGGCGACCGTCCTCCCGATCGGTGCGTTCGTCCAGCCCGACGAAGAGCGGGAGGGCGAGCCCGCGAGCTGGATCCGGATGTTCGCGGCCGGCCCGGCCTCGAATCTGGTCGTCACCGCGGCCACCTTCGGACTGCTGGTCGTCCTGCTCGGCGCGATCACACCCGTCGCTGGCGTCGCTGTCGGCGGCGTCTTCGCCGACGCACCCGCCGACGGCCACCTCCAGCGTGGCGACGTCATCACCGGCATCGACGGCCAGCCGATCACGAACGACAGCGACCTCGAACGCACACTCGACACCGCAGGCCCGACGGTCGAGGTCGAACGCGCCGACGAACCCTCCGTTACGATCGAGCGGCGCGTGACAGTCGTTCGCGCGAGCGGGCCGCTCGACCGCTCTCGGGGGACGATCATCACGGCCGTCAACGGAACCACCGTCCGGACCGAGCGGGAATTCCGAGCAGCTCTGCGAAACCACAGCGTCGCGCGACTCTCGACCGACGCGGGGCCAGTCACGTCGCCGATCGGCCTCTCGGGGACGGTGCTCGACGACGGTGGGCTGGCTGCCGCAGGCGCACCCGCCGAGGAGCAAGTCGTTCTCACCAGCATCGAGGGACGCCGGATCCTGGATCTGGACGATCTACAGGCAGTGCTCGAAAACGCCAGCGCGGACGCCTCGCTGGAGGTGACGGCCTACGTCGGCGGTGCTCGACAGCGCTACGACGTCCGGCCACAGCGCGGCTCAGGTGGTGATCTCCTGCTCGGCATCGCGGTCGATCCGGGGACGAGCGGCCTCCTCGTGACGGACTTCGGCGTCGGGGCCTACCCGGCGGATCGATACCTCTCGGTGCTCGGCGGCGGCGGAATCTCGGGCGAGCGCTCGCTCCTTGGGCGACTGGTGACGTTTCTGACCCTTCCGCTGGCGGCGCTGGTCGGGGTCGCGCCGTACAACTTCGCGGGTTTTCTGGACCCGACGACCGCCGCGTTCACGCTGGAGGGACCGCTCGCAGTGCTGGGCGGGGCGACGTTCACGCTGGCGAACGTCGCCTACTGGCTGACCTGGCTGAACGTGCAGGTCGCGCTGTTCAACTGCCTGCCGCTGTGGCCGCTGGACGGCGGTCGAATCCTCCGCCTCGGCGCGACCGACACGGCCGACCGACTGGGCGTCGAGTCGACCGAAACGGTCGGCTGGGCGGTCACGGCCAGCGTCGGGACCTCCCTCGTGGTGCTGTTGCTCGCGGTGATCTTCGTCCCTGTCGCGCTCGGATAG